The DNA segment AGCGGCACCGAGGTCACCACCAGCACCAGCACCGCGACCGTCAGCAGACCTGCGATGACCGTCCGGGACGGCGACAGCGACGGTGTCTTCTCGGTGCCGGTGAGATAGCCGAAGGACAGCAGCATCAGGATGTGGCAGCCCAGACCGAACAGCTGGGAGGCGCCCACACTCGCCACCGCGAGCCCCGGCCGCACCCCCTGCCGCTGGAGGAACCGCGTGTTCAGCGCGACACCGCCGACCGCCGCCGGAGCGACGATCTTCACGAAGGACCCGGCGACCTGCGCCGCCACCGTCCGCACGAACGGCACCCGCTCCGGCACGAACCCGAGCAGCGCCATCGCGGCGGCCACGTAACTGAGCGCGGAGAACGCCACGGCGGCCGCCACCCAGCCCCACTGGGCCTGCGCGAACAGCTTGCCGAACTCGATGTGGGTGAGCTGGGTGAGCAGGAAGTACCCGCCGATCGCACCCGCGATGAAGCTGATCAGGGTGCGCGGCCGGATGCGCTCCAGCCGGGCCGGCTCCACCGGCGCCTGCGGCCTGATCCGGAGCACCTGATGCCGAATCTGGGTGAGCAGGTCCTCCTCGCGGGCCTCGTCGATCGCCTCGTCGATGGCCCGCTTCTCCGCCCGCTGCTCGGCGCGGACGGTCTTCTTGTCGGGCTTCTCCGGCAGGGCCGCGCCCTCCTCGGAGGCCGCCTCCAGCCGGGCCTGCTTGGCCAGCCGGGACGACTCCAGCACCGCCTCCCGCTCCCGCTCCGCGCGCTCACGGTTCAGCTTGCGCAGGGTGGCGCGGGTGGAGCGGGTCAGCGCGATGGGCTGGAGCATCGGCAGGCAGTCGGCCACCGCGTCCGGGCCGAGTACGGCGACCGCCGTGGCCACGGCCCGCTCGGCGCCGACCCTGAGGCCGAGCGTGGTGAGCATCTGGGCCACGTCCATGCGCAGCAGCAGATCGCCCGCCGCGATCTCCCCGCCGCGCAGCTCGGCGAGGATCACCTTGCCGGAACGGTCCACCAGTACGGCGTCGCCCGCGAGCCTGCGGTGCGCGATGCGCCGGGACTGCAGCGCGCGCACCTGGTGCCAGATCTTGTGCAGCAGCTCGTCGGTGATCTCGTCGTCGGCCAGCGAGTCCAGCGTGCGGCCGCCGGTGTGCTCGTAGACGAGCATGACCGCGTCGGGGCCCAGCTCGGAGGTGGCGATCAGCTTGGGGGCGTTGGCACCGGCCGCGATGGCCGCGTACGCGAGGAGCGCCTCCTGCTCCAGGGCCTGTCTGAGGGACTGGAGGCTGGAGCGGGTGGCGAAGCCGCGCAGGGTGAGGTTGCGCCAGGCCCGGTAGAAGAAGCCCTGGGCCTGCTGCTCCCGGTCGACGACGGTCACGTCCAGCGGCGGGCCGTCCTCCAGGGTGACGAAGTAGCGCCGCCCCCGGTCGCCGTTCTCCGCCTCCGGGCCCTCCTCGCGGACCGCGCTGACCGGGTGGAAGCCGACGTGGCGCAGGCCCGCCATCAGGGTGCGGCCGGTGGGGCGGACGTTGGGGGAGCCGACGGCGTAGAGGGTGCCGTAGGCGATGGTCCAGCCGATGAGCACGGTCAGGATGATGGCGAACGGCGTGGTGTAGCCGGTGACCAGCATGGAGAACGCGTCCAGCAGCAGCACGATCCACAACACCGCGCGCCAGCGGGGTCTGCGGGACATGCCGACGGCCGTCATATAGGCGATGACGGGCGCGAGATAGCCGTGCACCGGGTCGGTCAGCGCGTGGATGTCGCCGGGCGCCGGCTGGGTGAGCGCCTCCTGGATGGAGTGGGGGGCGGCGCGGGCGACCCAGAGGTCCGTGGCGAGGGTGACGCCGTGTGCGAGGACGGCGGCGAGCACCCCGTCCGCGATCCGCAGCCCGTCGCGTTTGATCAGCCGCTCGATGGCGAAGGCCACCGGCACCAGCAGGATGGCGATGCTGGACGCCAGCCCCGCGATCTTGATCAGCAGGTCGGGCGCCTGGCCGGTGCCCTTGTTGATGTCCTGTTCGAGCCCCGAGGTGGTGCCGTGCGCGAACGCGGCGATGGCGAGCAGCAGGGCGATCGCCAGCACGCCCACCAGGAGCCGCATGAGGTCGGAGGGGCGGTGCACGCGCGCGGGGAGCAGCGGTTCGTCGCCCTCGACCTCCTCCAGGATGTCGTCTGAGGGGCGCCTGGGGGCGTACGCCCGCGCGGGGACGCCCGTCTCGCCGCCCTCACGCGCGCGTGGACCCGCGTCCGGGGAGGGGCCGTCGGTGGCTTCGCGGGAGGCGTCGGGGCGCGCGGACGCGCCGGAGGTGCCCTCCGCGTCGTCGTGCACACCCTGCTTGTTCATCGTCTCTTCTTGGTCTCGTATCACCAGTCACCGCCCGCACGATGGTGGCACGACTGAGGGGCGCGAGGGGGCATCAGGGTGCGGATGGGGGTGCGAAAAGTGCGTTTGGGCGGAGTGCGGGCCCGTCCGGACACCCCTGGCCGGCCTCGTCCCATTGTCGTAGGCGTACGGCAGGATGGGGTGGATGAGCGAGCAGAGCGCTGCCGGGGAGGGGCGCCCGGACGAACTTCCGGAGTACGCCGAGCGCGTGCTGGAGGTGGCCGAGCGGATTCCGCCGGGCCGGGTGATGACCTACGGCGACGTCGCGGAGTGGCTGGAGGAGGGCGGGCCGCGCCAGGTGGGCCGGGTGATGGCGCTGTACGGGGGCGCGGTGCCGTGGTGGCGCGTGGTGCGGGCCGACGGCGCGCTGCTGCCCGGCCATGAGCTGCGCGCCCTCGACCGGTACCGGGCCGAGGGCACCCCGCTGAAGCAGGCGTCGCGCAGCGCGGAGGGGCATCTGCCGCGTCTGGACATGAGACGGGCCCGCTGGGACGGGGCCCCGGCGGACCACAGCTGACGGCTTCCGGCAAGGGGCGCGGCGCGGGTCCGCTCGTACGGGGGACACCGGGCACGCCCCGGCATGACGTACGTTCGTGGGAGCGGGAGCCCTTGCGGCGCCCGCCTCCCTACGCCCCCAGGACCACCCCGCACCACCACCAGGACCGGCGAACCACGTGAGCACCACCTCCACCACCGGACGCCTGCCGCACCCCCAGGGTCGGCAGGCGCCTCGTGGTGCCTACCGGCTGCTCCGCACCCCGCCCGCCCGGACGCCGCCGCCCCGCCCGGACACCGCCCAGCGCGCGGTGATCGAGCACGACACCGGCCCGCTGCTCGTCCTCGCGGGACCCGGCACCGGCAAGACCACGACCCTGGTGGAGTCCGTCGCCGCGCGCGTGGCCCGGGGCGGCGACCCCGACCGCGTCCTGGTGCTGACCTACAGCCGCAAGGCCGCCGTGGAGCTGCGCGACCGGATGGCCCGGCGCATGGGGGCCGCCCGCGCGCCCCGCGCCACCACCTTCCACTCCTACTGCTACGCCCTGGTCCGCGCCCACCAGGACAGCGACCGCTTCGCCGAGCCGCTGCGGCTGCTCTCCGGCCCCGAGCAGGACGTCACCGTGCGCGAGCTGCTCGCCGGGCAGCCCGAGCTGGAGCGGCTCGGCCTGGACCATGTGAGCTGGCCCGACGACCTGCGCGCCTGCCTGACCACGCGCGGCTTCGCCGACGAGGTCCGCGCGGTCCTCGCGCGCAGCCGCGAGCTGGGGCTCGCGCCCGGCGCGCTGGACGCCTTCGCGCGCCGCATCGGGCGCCCCGACTGGCGCGCGGCGGCCGCCTTCCTCGCCGAGTACCTGGACGTGATCGACCTCCAGGGCGTCATCGACTACGCCGAACTCGTCCACCGCGCGGTGCTCCTCGCCCACCGCCCCGAGGTGGCCGAGCGCCTCGCCGCGTCCTACGACGCCGTGTACGTGGACGAGTACCAGGACACCGACCCCGCGCAGGTACGGCTGCTGCACGCGCTGGCCGGCGGCGGGCGCACCCTGGTCGCGCTCGGCGACCCCGACCAGTCGATCTACACCTTCCGGGGCGCCGACGTGAACGGCATCCTGGACTTCCCGGCCGCCTTCCCGCGCGCGGACGGCCGCCCCGCGCCCGTCGAGGTGCTGCGCACCTCCCGCCGCTCCGGGGCGGACCTGCTGGCCGCGACCCGCCGGATCACCCAGCGCATGCCGCTGTCCCAGCTCCCCGCCGAGAAGCTCCGCGTCCACCGCGAGCCCACGGCGGTCCGCGACGGCGGCCAGGTGGAGGTGTACACCTACCCGACCCCCGGCACCGAGCTGGACAACATCGCCGACATCGTCCGCCGCGCCCACCTGGAGGACGGCGTCCCGTGGAACGAGATGGCGATCCTCGTCCGCGCGGGCTCCCTCACCATCCCCACCCTGCGCCGCGCCCTCACGGCGGCCGGCGTCCCCCTGGACATCGACGGCGACGACCTGCCCCTGCGCCACGAACCGGCCGTCGCACCCCTGCTGACGGCACTGCGCGCGGTGGCCCTCGCGGAGGCGGGGTCCGCCGGGGAGGCCGACGAGACCGGGGAAACCGGCGAGGCCGGGGAAGCCGACGAGGCCGAGGTCCCGCAAACCCCCTGGCTGGACGCCGAGACCGCCATAACGCTCCTCTCCTCCCCCCTCGGCGGCATGGACGCCGCCGACCTGCGCAGGCTCGGCCGGGCCCTGCGCGAGGAGGAGCGCGCCGCCGGAGAGGCCCTGCCCGCCCCCTCCGACGTGCTCCTCGCACGGGCGCTCGCCGAGCCCGAGCGGCTCGTGGCGCACGACCCGGCGTACGCGCGCGGGGCGCAGCGGCTGGGCGCGCTGCTGCGCAAGGCACGCACGTGCCTGGCCGAGGGCGGCACCGCCGAGGAGGCGCTGTGGGCGCTGTGGAACGGCACGCCCTGGCCGAGCAGGCTGGAGCGGGCCGCCCGGCGCGGCGGAGCGGCGGGCCGCAACGCCGACCGCGACCTGGACGCCGTCTGCGCGCTGTTCGCCACCGCCGCCCGCGCGGAGGAGCGCACCGGCGGACGCGGCACCCTGAACTTCCTGGAGGAGATCGCCGCCGAGGACATCGCCGCCGACACCCTCACCCGCCGCGCGGTACGCCCCGACGCCGTACGCCTGATGACCGCGCACCGCTCCAAGGGCCTGGAGTGGCGGCTGGTCGTCGTCGCGGGCGTGCAGGAGGGGCTCTGGCCCGACCTGCGCCGCCGGGGCTCCCTGCTGGAGGCCGACCGGATCGGCCGGGACGGGCTCGCCGAGCCGCTGACCCCGGGCGCCCTGCTCGCGGAGGAACGCCGGCTGTTCTATGTGGCCGCCACGCGCGCGCGGGACCGTCTCGTCGTCACCGCCGTGAAGGCACCGGCCGACGACGGCGACCAGCCGTCCCGCTTCCTCAGCGAGCTGGGCGTCGAGCCCCGTGACGTCACCGGCCGCCCGCGCCGCCCGCTGGCGGTCGCCGCGCTCGTCGCCGAGCTGCGCGCCACCACCGTCGACCCGGACGTCTCGGAGGGCCTGCGGGACGCCGCCGCGCGCCGGCTGGCCCGGCTCGCCGCGCTCGCCGACGAGGACGGCCGCCCGCTGGTGCCCGCCGCCCACCCCGACCGCTGGTGGGGGATGTACGAGCCGACCGCGAGCAAGGTGCCGCTGCGCGACCGGGATCAGCCCGTGGTGCTCTCCGGCAGCGCGCTGGACCAGCTCGCCAACACCTGCGCCCTCCAGTGGTTCCTGGGCCGCGAGGTGAAGGCCGACGCGCCCGCCACGGCCGCCCAGGGCTTCGGCAACGTCGTCCACGTCCTGGCCGACGAGGTCGCCTCCGGCCGCACCCCCGCCGACCTGGACGTCCTGATGGAGCGCCTGGACTCGGTGTGGAACGCGCTCGCCTTCGACGCGCCCTGGAAGTCCGCCCAGGAGAAGGAGACCGCCCGCGCGGCGCTCGAACGCTTCCTGAACTGGCACGTCCTGGACCGCGCCACCCGCACGCCCATAGCCAGCGAGCGGGACTTCGACGTGACCCTGGAGGCCGGCGAGTACCAGGTCCGCATCCGGGGCCAGATGGACCGCGTCGAGACGGACGGCGACGGCCGGGCCTACGTGGTGGACTTCAAGACCGGCAAGAACGCGCCCACCGCCGCCGAGGTCGCCCGCCACCCCCAGCTCGCCGTCTACCAGCTCGCGGTGGCCGAGGGCGCGGTGGACGACGCCTTCGACGGCGCGCGCCCCGAACCCGGCGGCGCCGAACTCGTCCAGCTCCGCCAGGGCGCGGCCAAGAAGGACGGCGGCGAGACACAGCCCAAGGTGCAGGCCCAGCAGCCGCTGGAGGGGGAGTGGGTCGGCGACCTGTTGGCCACGGCGGCCGGCAAGGTGCTGGACGAGCGGTTCACCCCCACCACCGGCCAGCACTGCGCGCACTGCGCCTTCCGCGCCTCGTGCAGCGCCCGCCCCGAGGGACGGCACGTGGTGGAGTGACGTGCACGATGGCGTGACGTACGGCCATGGCGGCGTGATGTGCGGCACCGTGGTACCCCGCTGACCTGCGCTTTCCACAGGCTCGGCACCCGCTTGTCGGCGGTCGCCGCTAGCCTTCCCCGCATGCCCGCGCACCTCACCGACCCCGAGCAGCTCAAAGAGCTGCTCGGCATCCCGTTCACCCCGGAGCAGACGGCCTGCATCATCGCGCCGCCCGCCCCGCAGGTGATCGTGGCCGGAGCCGGCTCGGGCAAGACCACCGTGATGGCCGCCCGCGTGGTCTGGCTGGTCGGCACCGGCCAGGTCGCCCCCGAGCAGGTGCTCGGCCTGACCTTCACCAACAAGGCGGCCGGCGAACTCGCCGAACGCGTCCGCAAGGCGCTGATCAAGGCCGGGATCACCGACCCGGACGCGATCGACCCGGACAACCCGCCCGGCGAGCCCGTCATCTCGACCTACCACGCCTTCGCCGGGCGCCTGCTCACCGACCACGGCCTGCGCCTCGGCCTGGAGCCCAGCTCGCGGCTGCTCGCGGACGCCACCCGCTTCCAGCTCGCCGCCCGGGTGCTGCGCGAGGCGCCGGGCCCCTACCCGGCGCTGACCCGCTCCTTCGGCGACCTCGTCACCGACCTGCTCGCGCTCGACTCCGAGCTGTCCGAGCACCTGGTCGACCCCGAGGAACTGCGCGTCTGGGACGCCGACCTGCTGACCACCCTGGACGGGGTGAAACTCAGCAACGCCGACCTGC comes from the Streptomyces seoulensis genome and includes:
- a CDS encoding ATP-dependent helicase, which translates into the protein MSTTSTTGRLPHPQGRQAPRGAYRLLRTPPARTPPPRPDTAQRAVIEHDTGPLLVLAGPGTGKTTTLVESVAARVARGGDPDRVLVLTYSRKAAVELRDRMARRMGAARAPRATTFHSYCYALVRAHQDSDRFAEPLRLLSGPEQDVTVRELLAGQPELERLGLDHVSWPDDLRACLTTRGFADEVRAVLARSRELGLAPGALDAFARRIGRPDWRAAAAFLAEYLDVIDLQGVIDYAELVHRAVLLAHRPEVAERLAASYDAVYVDEYQDTDPAQVRLLHALAGGGRTLVALGDPDQSIYTFRGADVNGILDFPAAFPRADGRPAPVEVLRTSRRSGADLLAATRRITQRMPLSQLPAEKLRVHREPTAVRDGGQVEVYTYPTPGTELDNIADIVRRAHLEDGVPWNEMAILVRAGSLTIPTLRRALTAAGVPLDIDGDDLPLRHEPAVAPLLTALRAVALAEAGSAGEADETGETGEAGEADEAEVPQTPWLDAETAITLLSSPLGGMDAADLRRLGRALREEERAAGEALPAPSDVLLARALAEPERLVAHDPAYARGAQRLGALLRKARTCLAEGGTAEEALWALWNGTPWPSRLERAARRGGAAGRNADRDLDAVCALFATAARAEERTGGRGTLNFLEEIAAEDIAADTLTRRAVRPDAVRLMTAHRSKGLEWRLVVVAGVQEGLWPDLRRRGSLLEADRIGRDGLAEPLTPGALLAEERRLFYVAATRARDRLVVTAVKAPADDGDQPSRFLSELGVEPRDVTGRPRRPLAVAALVAELRATTVDPDVSEGLRDAAARRLARLAALADEDGRPLVPAAHPDRWWGMYEPTASKVPLRDRDQPVVLSGSALDQLANTCALQWFLGREVKADAPATAAQGFGNVVHVLADEVASGRTPADLDVLMERLDSVWNALAFDAPWKSAQEKETARAALERFLNWHVLDRATRTPIASERDFDVTLEAGEYQVRIRGQMDRVETDGDGRAYVVDFKTGKNAPTAAEVARHPQLAVYQLAVAEGAVDDAFDGARPEPGGAELVQLRQGAAKKDGGETQPKVQAQQPLEGEWVGDLLATAAGKVLDERFTPTTGQHCAHCAFRASCSARPEGRHVVE
- a CDS encoding lysylphosphatidylglycerol synthase transmembrane domain-containing protein — its product is MNKQGVHDDAEGTSGASARPDASREATDGPSPDAGPRAREGGETGVPARAYAPRRPSDDILEEVEGDEPLLPARVHRPSDLMRLLVGVLAIALLLAIAAFAHGTTSGLEQDINKGTGQAPDLLIKIAGLASSIAILLVPVAFAIERLIKRDGLRIADGVLAAVLAHGVTLATDLWVARAAPHSIQEALTQPAPGDIHALTDPVHGYLAPVIAYMTAVGMSRRPRWRAVLWIVLLLDAFSMLVTGYTTPFAIILTVLIGWTIAYGTLYAVGSPNVRPTGRTLMAGLRHVGFHPVSAVREEGPEAENGDRGRRYFVTLEDGPPLDVTVVDREQQAQGFFYRAWRNLTLRGFATRSSLQSLRQALEQEALLAYAAIAAGANAPKLIATSELGPDAVMLVYEHTGGRTLDSLADDEITDELLHKIWHQVRALQSRRIAHRRLAGDAVLVDRSGKVILAELRGGEIAAGDLLLRMDVAQMLTTLGLRVGAERAVATAVAVLGPDAVADCLPMLQPIALTRSTRATLRKLNRERAEREREAVLESSRLAKQARLEAASEEGAALPEKPDKKTVRAEQRAEKRAIDEAIDEAREEDLLTQIRHQVLRIRPQAPVEPARLERIRPRTLISFIAGAIGGYFLLTQLTHIEFGKLFAQAQWGWVAAAVAFSALSYVAAAMALLGFVPERVPFVRTVAAQVAGSFVKIVAPAAVGGVALNTRFLQRQGVRPGLAVASVGASQLFGLGCHILMLLSFGYLTGTEKTPSLSPSRTVIAGLLTVAVLVLVVTSVPLLRKFVVTRVRSLFAGVVPRMLDVLQRPQKLVTGIGGMLLLTGCFVMCLDASIRAFGDESVHLSIASVAVVFLAGNALGSAAPTPGGVGAVEATLTVGLIAVGLPKEVAAPAVLLFRLLTLWLPVLPGWLAFNHLTRKGAL
- a CDS encoding MGMT family protein; this encodes MSEQSAAGEGRPDELPEYAERVLEVAERIPPGRVMTYGDVAEWLEEGGPRQVGRVMALYGGAVPWWRVVRADGALLPGHELRALDRYRAEGTPLKQASRSAEGHLPRLDMRRARWDGAPADHS